From a single Vanacampus margaritifer isolate UIUO_Vmar chromosome 15, RoL_Vmar_1.0, whole genome shotgun sequence genomic region:
- the tulp3 gene encoding tubby-related protein 3 isoform X2, whose amino-acid sequence MSYYSIRPSSSASFASGSTTTGGFDEHSSIMQQKLEKQRSLLEQKQRRKRQEPLMVQPNPEARPRRTRTRRGEEQAPLVESHFGNANDIFVDGINGPAAYLGSKTHKKGMKIQITSVNQSQSQVKTQALFKPQPPPSPSPPAAAGDTEKARDTELQHQPKTDIHELLRKQGLSGSMNFDESSEDNEDERPQSPTPSAQTARPASASSAKDPDAIAGGSSSSRSSPLLEVSDLDEFVLLPAPRGATVKCRITRDKKGMDRGLYPTYYMHMEKEDSKKVFLLAGRKRKKSKTSNYLISVDPTDLSREGESFIGKLRSNLIGTKFTVYNNGTNPCKNLAAMEDSSTRHELAAVCYETNVLGFKGPRKMTVIIPGMNANFERVPVRPQNEHESLLSRWQSHSLDNLIELHNKAPVWSDDTQSYVLNFHGRVTQASIKNFQIVHDNDPDYIVMQFGRVAEDIFTLDYNYPMCALQAFAIGLSSFDSKLACE is encoded by the exons ATGAGTTATTACAGCATCAG ACCCTCCAGCTCCGCCAGCTTCGCGTCCGGTTCGACGACGACAGG CGGATTTGATGAGCACAGCAGCATCATGCAGCAGAAGCTGGAAAAGCAG AGGTCCTTGCTGGAGCAGAAGCAGCGGCGGAAGCGGCAGGAACCGCTCATGGTGCAGCCCAATCCCGAGGCCCGGCCCCGGCGCACCCGCACGCGGCGTGGCGAGGAGCAAGCCCCGCTGGTGGAGTCGCATTTTGGCAACGCCAACGACATCTTTGTGGACG GTATTAATGGACCGGCAGCCTATCTGGGATCCAAAACTCACAAGAAAGGAATGAAAATCCAGATCACGTCCGTAAACCAGTCCCAGAGCCAAGTGAAGACCCAGGCCCTGTTCAAGCCGCAACCGCCGccgtctccttctcctcctgcGGCCGCCGGGGACACGGAGAAGGCCCGAGACACGGAGTTGCAGCACCAGCCCAAGACGGACATCCATGAACTTTTGCGCAAGCAAG GCCTGTCCGGCAGCATGAACTTTGACGAATCCAGTGAAGACAATGAGGACGAGCGGCCGCAATCCCCGACACCCAGCGCGCAGACCGCGAGGCCCGCCTCCGCCAGCAGCGCCAAGGACCCC GACGCGATCGCCGGCGGCTCGTCCTCCTCCAGAAGCTCGCCTCTTCTAGAGGTGTCCGACTTGGACGAGTTTGTGCTGCTACCGGCGCCACGCGGCGCCACCGTCAAATGTCGGATCACCCGCGACAAGAAGGGCATGGACCGCGGCCTCTACCCGACGTACTACATGCACATGGAGAAGGAGGACAGCAAGAAG GTGTTCCTGTTGGCGGGAAGGAAGCGGAAGAAGAGCAAGACGTCCAACTACCTCATTTCAGTCGACCCGACCGATCTCTCACGAGAAGGCGAGAGCTTCATTGGCAAACTGAG GTCCAACCTCATTGGCACCAAATTCACCGTGTACAACAACGGCACCAACCCCTGCAAGAATCTCGCCGCCATGGAGGACAGCAGCACTCGACACGAGCTGGCCGCCGTCTGCTAC GAGACCAACGTGTTGGGATTCAAGGGACCGCGCAAGATGACGGTCATCATCCCGGGCATGAATGCCAACTTTGAGCGAGTGCCCGTCAGGCCCCAAAAC GAGCACGAGAGCCTGCTGAGCCGCTGGCAGAGCCACTCCTTGGACAACCTGATTGAGCTCCACAACAAGGCGCCCGTGTGGAGCGACGACACGCAGTCCTACGTGCTCAACTTCCACGGACGCGTCACGCAGGCCTCCATCAAGAACTTCCAGATCGTCCACGACAACGATC CCGACTACATCGTGATGCAGTTTGGCCGCGTGGCTGAGGACATCTTCACGCTGGACTACAACTACCCCATGTGCGCCCTGCAAGCCTTCGCCATCGGCCTGTCCAGCTTCGACAGCAAGCTGGCGTGCGAATGA
- the tulp3 gene encoding tubby-related protein 3 isoform X1, protein MSYYSIRPSSSASFASGSTTTGGFDEHSSIMQQKLEKQRSLLEQKQRRKRQEPLMVQPNPEARPRRTRTRRGEEQAPLVESHFGNANDIFVDGESSRRCRSAPGSNQRFFSPPPVGINGPAAYLGSKTHKKGMKIQITSVNQSQSQVKTQALFKPQPPPSPSPPAAAGDTEKARDTELQHQPKTDIHELLRKQGLSGSMNFDESSEDNEDERPQSPTPSAQTARPASASSAKDPDAIAGGSSSSRSSPLLEVSDLDEFVLLPAPRGATVKCRITRDKKGMDRGLYPTYYMHMEKEDSKKVFLLAGRKRKKSKTSNYLISVDPTDLSREGESFIGKLRSNLIGTKFTVYNNGTNPCKNLAAMEDSSTRHELAAVCYETNVLGFKGPRKMTVIIPGMNANFERVPVRPQNEHESLLSRWQSHSLDNLIELHNKAPVWSDDTQSYVLNFHGRVTQASIKNFQIVHDNDPDYIVMQFGRVAEDIFTLDYNYPMCALQAFAIGLSSFDSKLACE, encoded by the exons ATGAGTTATTACAGCATCAG ACCCTCCAGCTCCGCCAGCTTCGCGTCCGGTTCGACGACGACAGG CGGATTTGATGAGCACAGCAGCATCATGCAGCAGAAGCTGGAAAAGCAG AGGTCCTTGCTGGAGCAGAAGCAGCGGCGGAAGCGGCAGGAACCGCTCATGGTGCAGCCCAATCCCGAGGCCCGGCCCCGGCGCACCCGCACGCGGCGTGGCGAGGAGCAAGCCCCGCTGGTGGAGTCGCATTTTGGCAACGCCAACGACATCTTTGTGGACGGTGAGAGTAGCAGAAGATGTAGGAGTGCCCCGGGTTCCAACcagcgttttttttcccccccgcctGTAGGTATTAATGGACCGGCAGCCTATCTGGGATCCAAAACTCACAAGAAAGGAATGAAAATCCAGATCACGTCCGTAAACCAGTCCCAGAGCCAAGTGAAGACCCAGGCCCTGTTCAAGCCGCAACCGCCGccgtctccttctcctcctgcGGCCGCCGGGGACACGGAGAAGGCCCGAGACACGGAGTTGCAGCACCAGCCCAAGACGGACATCCATGAACTTTTGCGCAAGCAAG GCCTGTCCGGCAGCATGAACTTTGACGAATCCAGTGAAGACAATGAGGACGAGCGGCCGCAATCCCCGACACCCAGCGCGCAGACCGCGAGGCCCGCCTCCGCCAGCAGCGCCAAGGACCCC GACGCGATCGCCGGCGGCTCGTCCTCCTCCAGAAGCTCGCCTCTTCTAGAGGTGTCCGACTTGGACGAGTTTGTGCTGCTACCGGCGCCACGCGGCGCCACCGTCAAATGTCGGATCACCCGCGACAAGAAGGGCATGGACCGCGGCCTCTACCCGACGTACTACATGCACATGGAGAAGGAGGACAGCAAGAAG GTGTTCCTGTTGGCGGGAAGGAAGCGGAAGAAGAGCAAGACGTCCAACTACCTCATTTCAGTCGACCCGACCGATCTCTCACGAGAAGGCGAGAGCTTCATTGGCAAACTGAG GTCCAACCTCATTGGCACCAAATTCACCGTGTACAACAACGGCACCAACCCCTGCAAGAATCTCGCCGCCATGGAGGACAGCAGCACTCGACACGAGCTGGCCGCCGTCTGCTAC GAGACCAACGTGTTGGGATTCAAGGGACCGCGCAAGATGACGGTCATCATCCCGGGCATGAATGCCAACTTTGAGCGAGTGCCCGTCAGGCCCCAAAAC GAGCACGAGAGCCTGCTGAGCCGCTGGCAGAGCCACTCCTTGGACAACCTGATTGAGCTCCACAACAAGGCGCCCGTGTGGAGCGACGACACGCAGTCCTACGTGCTCAACTTCCACGGACGCGTCACGCAGGCCTCCATCAAGAACTTCCAGATCGTCCACGACAACGATC CCGACTACATCGTGATGCAGTTTGGCCGCGTGGCTGAGGACATCTTCACGCTGGACTACAACTACCCCATGTGCGCCCTGCAAGCCTTCGCCATCGGCCTGTCCAGCTTCGACAGCAAGCTGGCGTGCGAATGA
- the tulp3 gene encoding tubby-related protein 3 isoform X3 — MQQKLEKQRSLLEQKQRRKRQEPLMVQPNPEARPRRTRTRRGEEQAPLVESHFGNANDIFVDGINGPAAYLGSKTHKKGMKIQITSVNQSQSQVKTQALFKPQPPPSPSPPAAAGDTEKARDTELQHQPKTDIHELLRKQGLSGSMNFDESSEDNEDERPQSPTPSAQTARPASASSAKDPDAIAGGSSSSRSSPLLEVSDLDEFVLLPAPRGATVKCRITRDKKGMDRGLYPTYYMHMEKEDSKKVFLLAGRKRKKSKTSNYLISVDPTDLSREGESFIGKLRSNLIGTKFTVYNNGTNPCKNLAAMEDSSTRHELAAVCYETNVLGFKGPRKMTVIIPGMNANFERVPVRPQNEHESLLSRWQSHSLDNLIELHNKAPVWSDDTQSYVLNFHGRVTQASIKNFQIVHDNDPDYIVMQFGRVAEDIFTLDYNYPMCALQAFAIGLSSFDSKLACE; from the exons ATGCAGCAGAAGCTGGAAAAGCAG AGGTCCTTGCTGGAGCAGAAGCAGCGGCGGAAGCGGCAGGAACCGCTCATGGTGCAGCCCAATCCCGAGGCCCGGCCCCGGCGCACCCGCACGCGGCGTGGCGAGGAGCAAGCCCCGCTGGTGGAGTCGCATTTTGGCAACGCCAACGACATCTTTGTGGACG GTATTAATGGACCGGCAGCCTATCTGGGATCCAAAACTCACAAGAAAGGAATGAAAATCCAGATCACGTCCGTAAACCAGTCCCAGAGCCAAGTGAAGACCCAGGCCCTGTTCAAGCCGCAACCGCCGccgtctccttctcctcctgcGGCCGCCGGGGACACGGAGAAGGCCCGAGACACGGAGTTGCAGCACCAGCCCAAGACGGACATCCATGAACTTTTGCGCAAGCAAG GCCTGTCCGGCAGCATGAACTTTGACGAATCCAGTGAAGACAATGAGGACGAGCGGCCGCAATCCCCGACACCCAGCGCGCAGACCGCGAGGCCCGCCTCCGCCAGCAGCGCCAAGGACCCC GACGCGATCGCCGGCGGCTCGTCCTCCTCCAGAAGCTCGCCTCTTCTAGAGGTGTCCGACTTGGACGAGTTTGTGCTGCTACCGGCGCCACGCGGCGCCACCGTCAAATGTCGGATCACCCGCGACAAGAAGGGCATGGACCGCGGCCTCTACCCGACGTACTACATGCACATGGAGAAGGAGGACAGCAAGAAG GTGTTCCTGTTGGCGGGAAGGAAGCGGAAGAAGAGCAAGACGTCCAACTACCTCATTTCAGTCGACCCGACCGATCTCTCACGAGAAGGCGAGAGCTTCATTGGCAAACTGAG GTCCAACCTCATTGGCACCAAATTCACCGTGTACAACAACGGCACCAACCCCTGCAAGAATCTCGCCGCCATGGAGGACAGCAGCACTCGACACGAGCTGGCCGCCGTCTGCTAC GAGACCAACGTGTTGGGATTCAAGGGACCGCGCAAGATGACGGTCATCATCCCGGGCATGAATGCCAACTTTGAGCGAGTGCCCGTCAGGCCCCAAAAC GAGCACGAGAGCCTGCTGAGCCGCTGGCAGAGCCACTCCTTGGACAACCTGATTGAGCTCCACAACAAGGCGCCCGTGTGGAGCGACGACACGCAGTCCTACGTGCTCAACTTCCACGGACGCGTCACGCAGGCCTCCATCAAGAACTTCCAGATCGTCCACGACAACGATC CCGACTACATCGTGATGCAGTTTGGCCGCGTGGCTGAGGACATCTTCACGCTGGACTACAACTACCCCATGTGCGCCCTGCAAGCCTTCGCCATCGGCCTGTCCAGCTTCGACAGCAAGCTGGCGTGCGAATGA
- the LOC144035167 gene encoding protein mono-ADP-ribosyltransferase TIPARP-like encodes MNRTKPAESESSQETPPPSYLLLELPVGNTFLLPPEVNVTWTASPYCLSANITPRLPWGGGGGPDLSAAKNSCLMLAGPQPPQPSASAQAGPPGPGVQPPSPSFYTWNSNHVAICDKFLLGSCQALDMCEMHHTPLPFHWQLYSVLEQRWVDINHHAQLLLERMYCNVNRENITFSEGRTVFILNLKDMKITETYKYESARRLRNSESRLQNPHFPCQWRFYWWDNVKWMEYNKAVSALLLGTMISKEVECTFKIGPREHKVDFITMTESSAASGYSTAVRCRPVYRSPDSLFPQLKTWAPMDPIQLPFHANFNVDPLEDFSTWYPPVWRLSLEDECRLIDVPADTKAYNAVRDFFYSSLPETKVDIVGIEQVQNIFHWDKYQRQKLHMEKKYAGSVEPLERHLFHGTNQKSAENIFHNNLDPRVAGINGKVLGYGAYFAKSAKLSHNYTNEWLPYRLRHMFLAKVLVGKMAMGEPGYRRPPPCNSGTSFYDSCVDFVPDPNIFVVFDSCQCYPYYLIKYRDLNCVIEI; translated from the exons ATGAATAGGACTAAACCTGCAGAGTCGGAATCTTCCCAAGAAACCCCCCCGCCGTCATATCTCCTCCTCGAGCTCCCGGTGGGCAACACCTTCCTCCTCCCCCCCGAGGTGAATGTCACCTGGACGGCTTCGCCGTATTGCCTCAGCGCTAACATCACTCCCAGGCTCCCctggggcggcggcggcggcccagACTTGTCCGCCGCCAAAAATTCGTGCCTCATGCTGGCCGGCCCTCAGCCTCCGCAGCCCTCAGCTTCTGCCCAGGCTGGACCCCCGGGCCCGGGGGTCCAGCCTCCCTCCCCTTCGTTTTACACCTGGAATTCTAACCATGTGGCTATCTGCGACAAGTTCCTGCTGGGAAGTTGCCAGGCGCTCGACATGTGCGAGATGCACCACACGCCGTTGCCCTTCCACTGGCAACTGTACAGCGTCTTGGAGCAGCGCTGGGTGGATATCAATCACCACGCCCAGCTTCTCCTGGAGCGCATGTATTGCAACGTGAACCGGGAGAACATCACCTTCAGTGAAGG GCGCACCGTCTTCATACTGAATCTGAAAGACATGAAGATAACGGAAACGTACAAATATGAGAGCGCCAGGCGACTGAGAAACTCGGAGAGTCGACTCCAGAATCCGCACTTCCCCTGCCAGTGGCGCTTCTACTGGTGGGACAACGTCAAATGGATGGAATACAACAAG GCGGTGTCCGCCCTGCTTCTGGGGACGATGATCTCCAAGGAGGTGGAGTGCACCTTCAAGATTGGCCCGCGGGAGCACAAGGTGGACTTCATCACCATGACGGAGAGCAGCGCGGCCTCGGGCTACAGTACGGCGGTCCGCTGCCGACCCGTCTATCGCTCGCCCGACTCGCTGTTCCCTCAACTCAA GACATGGGCCCCGATGGATCCCATCCAGCTTCCTTTCCATGCCAACTTTAACGTGGACCCTTTGGAAGACTTCTCCACGTGGTACCCGCCCGTATGGCGTCTGTCCTTGGAGGATGAGTGCCGGCTGATTGACGTTCCGGCCGACACCAAGGCCTACAACGCAGTCCGTGATTTCTTCTACAGCAGCCTGCCTGAGACCAAAGTGGATATCGTTGGCATCGAACAGGTCCAGAATATATTCCACTGGGACAAGTACCAAAG GCAAAAGCTGCACATGGAGAAGAAGTATGCCGGCTCCGTTGAACCCCTGGAGCGTCACCTCTTTCACGGGACCAACCAAAAGTCGGCCGAGAACATCTTCCACAACAACTTGGACCCGCGCGTGGCCGGCATCAACGGAAAGGTCCTGGGTTACGGTGCCTACTTTGCCAAATCAGCCAAATTGTCCCACAATTACACCAACGAGTGGCTGCCCTATCGGCTGCGTCACATGTTTCTGGCCAAAGTCCTGGTGGGGAAGATGGCGATGGGGGAACCCGGTTACCGCCGGCCACCCCCGTGCAACTCGGGGACCAGTTTCTACGATTCCTGTGTGGATTTCGTGCCCGACcccaacatttttgttgtgttcgACAGCTGCCAGTGTTACCCGTACTACCTCATCAAGTACAGAGATCTGAATTGTGTCATCGAGATCTGA